DNA sequence from the Bacteroidales bacterium genome:
AAAAGCGGAATTGCAAATTCCGATTAGATGAGAAAATATTTTTATTATTTTATTTGGTTAAGTCTTAGAATTCGATTGTGTGGCGTTTTTTCTCTATTGTCGTCATATACTTGTCAATATAATTTTTATTACCATATAAATGGAATTAACCTATATCTAGTTTTTTGACAATATTCTTTGTATCCATTTAAATTATTAGATAAAACTTTTTCCTCATTAAGAATTCTTAATGCGAGGGAAACAGGAAGTAAAGCGAAAGGGATTAGCCCCCAATATGAACCAAGGGCAATTGGTGTGGGTATAAACATTATTAGTACACCTATGTACATTGGATGACGAACAATTCCGTAAAAGCCATTAGATATTATCTTTTGATTTTCATTGACTTCAATTATATTCGATGCGTAACTATTTTGCTTGAATACAAAAAAGATAATAAGATAGCCCAATAAAATGACTATGTCTGCTGAGATAGTTATATATATTGGTACATTAGACCAGATAAAACGGTGATCTAAACCCGGGATAATAAATCCTGCAAGAAAAACTAAAGTCGATAGTATTGAAATTAAAATTTGTTGCTTTTCCTTTTCTTTTGCTCTTGTCCTACGTTCTAAAAATTTTGGATCTATTTTTAAAAAATAAAACACAACAAAAGTCATTGGAACAACGAGAATTCCGAAATAGACATACACCTGCCAATAATCAAATGTTCCCGCAGGTAAAAGAATAAGAAGCCCAAGAGAAATAGGGAAAAATGAAAATCTGATAATGATTATTTTTATCAATGATATCATTTCCTGTCGTGTCAACTCGCTTTTCTTTTTCATTGGTTAATTCCTTTCTTAAAATTCTACAATTCAATTTTTATTCTTAAAATGCCTCACAACATCTGAATATATCGAAGGGTAGATATATTTCTAATATACAATAAATCCAAATATTTTTTAATTCGTTCTGTTTTTGTTAGTTGTATGCTTTTATTATTAATTGTAATCAAATCTTTGGCAGGCAGGTATTTGTTCTTTCTGCCCACCTGAATTTAAAGCATGTTACCACCTGAACTTTGTTCGTCATCAATAAATGTTATATAAGTTTTATCAATTTCAATCAAAAAATATGATTTTGGGCTGAGTTTTGTAATTGAATTAATATTCTCTGATATAATTCGAATCAGTTCTTGATTTGAAATATTTCCAAGATTTATTTTAATAAGCTTTTTTGGTGTTTTTTTAATAAAGAAACTATCGCGAAAATCAGAATCTTTAGTAATTACAATCAAATCATTAGAATCTGCATAATTACATATATCTATGTCCTTTGTATGCCATTTATCAAGTATTTCATTTACATGTATTGTCTCAAATCCTAATGAAATTAAATGTTTAACAACTTTATAAGAAATATGTACATCGCAAAGAAATCTCATTAAGCAACATCTTTAATAGAATGACCAGATAAATAAAGTTTAGCAAAATTTAAACTTGCCAAAATATCTTCTCTTTCTAATTCAGGATGGTCTTCAACAATTTGCTCAATTGTCATACCAGAACCTAACATGTCAATAATTACTTCGACTGGCCATCTCATTCCACGAACGCAAGGCTTTCCATGACATATATTTGCGTCTATTGTAATCCTATCTATTAGACTCATAGCTATATTTTTTTAACAAAAATACTAATTTTTTATTAGATATGTTTTAAGGTTCTATTTTTTTTGGTTTGGCTGTAAAATAAATATATAATTATCAAAAAATATGTTCAACAACTCTCGATAAGCGGAATTACAAACTTGACTGCCGTTAGGCAGGTTTCCGCTTTTGTCCATCTTATTGGCATAACAATTTTTCCTGCAAAATAGTAAATTTTTTCATCATATTCTTTCATATTTATAAAACGTTGAATAACAAATTTAACAAAATAAAAAAGCGGAATTACAAATTCCGCTCAGAGAAGAAATTATTTTTATTATTTTATTTGGTTAAGTCTTAGAATTCGATTGGGTAGTGTAATTTACTTAGATTCTTTCTTCAAAATGTCAGAGATACCTAAGTCTTTACATATCTTTCGACACAGATTCTCTTTGATGTCTGGATGTCTTGGTACTGTTGACATTTTCTCCGTTTTAGTATTCTTATACAATGAGTGCTTTCCACCCTCTCTTGCAAGCGAGCAGCCATTCTTCTCAAGATATTTAATAAACTTATTTCGTTTCACTATAAGCTAAAAGATAGGGTTTGTGTAATCAATTTCTTAACTCTGTCTTTTTTGTTCCTTATCTGGCTAGCCCGTCTTTCTTCAAACATAAGGTTAATTGCTTCCGAAAGATTCTCTTTCGCTTCTTTAATGGTTTCTCCCTGACTGTTTATTCCTGGTATTTCTTCAACATATGCAATGTATCCACCTTCATCACAAGGTTCAAATACGGCTGTCATTTCAATCTTACTCATAAAGTCATGTTTTTACAAAGATAAGAATTTTTTGGTAAATATCGTTGGATTAATTTATGTTTTCGTTTTACTTTTACTTATTCTGACTAACGAGTAGCAATAAAATTTGGCCGGAATTTTCCTGCAATTCATTTTCTACTTAATTTTATACTCAAATATAGCAAAACTGCTTTAAACAGCATCTTCGCCCGGCTTGATTTTATTGCGTGTTAGTAATCTGTAAGCCCAATTTTTCTGTCAATAGAGCACTTACTTTCCATTTGCACTAAAAAATATTGTTTGCGAATTGTGGTTTAATTTTAAATAAGAGATAAAAAATACAAATGTGTTTTACAACACATATCTTAAAATAATATGATTTTGCTATTGACAAATAGGTCTCAATT
Encoded proteins:
- a CDS encoding isoprenylcysteine carboxylmethyltransferase family protein: MKKKSELTRQEMISLIKIIIIRFSFFPISLGLLILLPAGTFDYWQVYVYFGILVVPMTFVVFYFLKIDPKFLERRTRAKEKEKQQILISILSTLVFLAGFIIPGLDHRFIWSNVPIYITISADIVILLGYLIIFFVFKQNSYASNIIEVNENQKIISNGFYGIVRHPMYIGVLIMFIPTPIALGSYWGLIPFALLPVSLALRILNEEKVLSNNLNGYKEYCQKTRYRLIPFIW
- a CDS encoding DUF5615 family PIN-like protein; protein product: MRFLCDVHISYKVVKHLISLGFETIHVNEILDKWHTKDIDICNYADSNDLIVITKDSDFRDSFFIKKTPKKLIKINLGNISNQELIRIISENINSITKLSPKSYFLIEIDKTYITFIDDEQSSGGNML
- a CDS encoding DUF433 domain-containing protein, with the protein product MSLIDRITIDANICHGKPCVRGMRWPVEVIIDMLGSGMTIEQIVEDHPELEREDILASLNFAKLYLSGHSIKDVA
- a CDS encoding type II toxin-antitoxin system HicA family toxin codes for the protein MKRNKFIKYLEKNGCSLAREGGKHSLYKNTKTEKMSTVPRHPDIKENLCRKICKDLGISDILKKESK
- a CDS encoding type II toxin-antitoxin system HicB family antitoxin, which codes for MSKIEMTAVFEPCDEGGYIAYVEEIPGINSQGETIKEAKENLSEAINLMFEERRASQIRNKKDRVKKLITQTLSFSL